The Gemmatimonadota bacterium region TCGCCAAATAACCGGGAAGCGCGGTCGGGCAATACCTGCTTTGCGTGTGATGATGGTCGCGAGATGGTCAATCGCCTCGAAGAGCGCAATGTTTTTTGCTGGGGCGAGTTTGGGCGGGTGCGCGTTTCCACGCATTTGTACAATGGTAGCGATGATGTGGCGCAATTGCTCGATGCGCTGAATGAAGTAGGAAGTGTGAAGTGAAACCTGAATAGAAAGGATGTTAACCATGATGAAATTGGGTTGTATGTCTCTGAGTTACAAAGATCAGTTCACTGCTGGCGAAATCGATATGGCGGGGTTTATCGACAAGGCTTATGATCTGCGTCTGGATGGGATTGATATTCACACCCGTGCGTTTGAATCTGAAGACCCGGCGTATTTGCGGGATATTCGCATGCGCTGTCTCAGGCGCGGTCTGGTGATTTCGTATCTGGGTGTGAGCAATGATTTTGGCAGGCCCCAGGAAGAGTTGCAGGAGGTGATAGATAGTGTCAAGCACTGGGTCGATGTTGCAGAGTTTATGGGTGTGCCACTCGTGCGGATTTTTGCGGCGTGGAATCGCAATGATGAGCCTGAAGAACAGGTGTGGGATCGCATGATGCCCTGTATGCAGGAGGTCGCAGAGTACGGACAACAAAAAGGCATTGTTCTGGGCTTACACAACCACAATCACGGGTGTGTTACGCGCACGGGTAAAGATGTGCGCCGGATTCTCGAGACGGTCGATAATCCCCATTTATCCCATATTCTCGATACGGGGCAATACGTCGGGTCGCCGGGGTCGAGTGGTCAGCGCGGGACTGAAGATCCGGCATTGGATTTCTATGGGAGTATTGCAGAGACAGCCCCTCTTGCCGTGCATGTCCGCGCAAAGGTCTATCGCATCAGTAC contains the following coding sequences:
- a CDS encoding sugar phosphate isomerase/epimerase is translated as MMKLGCMSLSYKDQFTAGEIDMAGFIDKAYDLRLDGIDIHTRAFESEDPAYLRDIRMRCLRRGLVISYLGVSNDFGRPQEELQEVIDSVKHWVDVAEFMGVPLVRIFAAWNRNDEPEEQVWDRMMPCMQEVAEYGQQKGIVLGLHNHNHGCVTRTGKDVRRILETVDNPHLSHILDTGQYVGSPGSSGQRGTEDPALDFYGSIAETAPLAVHVRAKVYRISTGEEVWLNYPRIFEILNGVDYNGWVSIVYEGQDEEAEETAVPKAVNYLRQFVPGG